From Vitis vinifera cultivar Pinot Noir 40024 chromosome 14, ASM3070453v1, a single genomic window includes:
- the LOC104881511 gene encoding probable disease resistance protein At1g51480 gives MAESVITIATTIAEKIAGYLVAPIGRRLSYLFCYRSHMDDLNKKVQELGSVRGDLQITVDEAIRRGDEIRPIVEDWLTREDKNTGEAKTFMEDEKKRTKSCFYGWCPNLKSRYQLGREADKKAQVIVEIQQQCNFPYGVSYRVPLRNVTFKNYEPFKSRASTVNQVMDALRDDEIDKIGVWGMGGVGKTTLVKQVAQLAEDEKLFTAGVYIDVSWTRDSEKLQEGIAKIQQKIADMLGLEFKGKDESTRAVELKQRLQKEKILIILDDIWKLVCLEEVGIPSKDDQKGCKIVLASRNEDLLRKDMGARECFPLQHLPKEEAWHLFKKTAGDSVEGDKLRPIAIEVVNECEGLPIAIVTIANALKDESVAVWENALEELRSAAPTNISGVDDRVYGCLKWSYNHLKVCYGFGFV, from the exons ATGGCAGAGAGCGTTATTACCATCGCTACTACCATTGCTGAAAAAATTGCAGGCTACTTGGTTGCTCCAATTGGACGCCGGCTTAGTTATCTGTTTTGCTACCGCAGCCACATGGATGATCTCAACAAGAAGGTTCAAGAGTTGGGGAGTGTGAGGGGCGACCTTCAGATTACTGTTGATGAAGCTATTAGAAGAGGGGATGAAATCAGACCTATTGTTGAAGACTGGTTGACTCGGGAGGACAAGAATACAGGGGAGGCAAAGACATTCAtggaagatgaaaagaaaagaaccaaGAGCTGTTTCTATGGGTGGTGTCCTAATCTCAAGTCACGTTACCAGCTAGGCAGAGAAGCAGACAAGAAGGCGCAGGTTATTGTTGAAATCCAACAACAATGCAATTTCCCATATGGCGTATCATATCGTGTCCCTCTACGGAATGTaacctttaaaaattatgaaccTTTTAAGTCAAGAGCCTCGACTGTGAATCAAGTTATGGATGCATTAAGAGATGATGAGATCGACAAGATTGGGGTATGGGGCATGGGCGGTGTGGGCAAAACCACGCTGGTCAAACAAGTGGCTCAACTAGCTGAAGATGAGAAGCTGTTCACCGCAGGAGTCTACATAGATGTATCCTGGACTCGAGATTCGGAAAAACTTCAAGAAGGAATTgctaaaattcaacaaaaaattgcAGACATGTTGGGCTTGGAATTTAAGGGGAAGGATGAATCCACGAGAGCAGTTGAACTGAAGCAGAGACTGCAGAAAGAGAAGATCCTTATCATCTTAGATGACATTTGGAAGTTAGTTTGTTTGGAGGAAGTTGGCATTCCTTCTAAAGATGACCAGAAAGGATGCAAAATAGTGTTGGCTTCTAGAAATGAGGACCTATTACGCAAAGACATGGGCGCAAGGGAATGTTTTCCACTTCAACATCTACCAAAAGAAGAAGCTTGGCATTTATTTAAGAAGACAGCAGGTGATTCTGTGGAGGGGGATAAACTGCGACCCATAGCAATTGAGGTAGTTAACGAATGTGAGGGTCTACCAATTGCAATTGTAACAATTGCAAATGCATTAAAAGATGAAAGTGTGGCTGTATGGGAGAATGCTTTGGAAGAACTGAGGAGTGCTGCGCCAACAAACATCAGCGGAGTGGATGACAGGGTATACGGATGTCTGAAGTGGAGCTACAACCATTTGAAAG TATGCTATGGGTTTGGATTTGTTTGA
- the LOC100242523 gene encoding probable disease resistance protein At4g27220 yields MTIKDCNAMQQIIACEGEFEIKEVDHVGTNLQLLPKLRFLKLENLPELMNFDYFSSNLETTSQGMCSQGNLDIHMPFFSYQVSFPNLEKLEFTHLPKLKEIWHHQPSLESFYNLEILEVFCCSCLLNLIPSYLIQRFNNLKKIHVYGCKVLEYTFDLQGLDENVEILPKLETLKLHKLPRLRYIICNEDKNDGMRCLFSSQTLMDFQNLKCLSIQDCAYENNEEGHVNTPIEDIVLFGEKVSFPNLEELKLVDLPKLKMIWHHQLSLEFFCKLRILSVHNCPCLVNLVPSHLIQSFQNLKEVNVYNCEALESVFDYRGFNGDGRILSKIEILTLKKLPKLRLIICNEDKNDNMSYLLSPSKFKDFYQLKELHIIDCGMLLDEEVSCPPNLEVLVLKSLPNLKEIDVGIFAKLKILRLEKLPRLRYTFASQSKNFHNLKGLHIIDCGMEAERDVSTPSNDVVLFNEKASFLESRASTVNKIMDALRDDNINLIRVWGTAGVGKTTLLKQVAQQAKQQHLFPKQAYMDVSWTRDSDKLQEGVAELQQKIAKKVLGFSLWLQDESGMADELKQRLMMQGKILIILDDIWTEVDLVKVGIPFEGDETQCKIVLASRDGDVLCKDMGAQICFQVEPLPPEEAWSFFKKTSGDSVEEDLELRPIAIQVVEECEGLPIAIVTIAKALEDETVAVWKNALEQLRSCSPTNIRAVGKKVYSCLEWSYTHLKGDDVKSLFLLCGMLGYGDISLDLLFQYCMGLDLFDHMEPLEQATNKLVRLVEILKASGLLLDSHKDRHNFDEKRASSLLFMDANDKFVRMHGVVREVARAIASKDPHPFVVREDVGLGEWSETDESKRCTFISLNCRAVHELPQGLVCPELQFFLLHNNNPSLNIPNSFFEAMKKLKVLDLPKMCFTTLPSSFDSLANLQTLRLNGCKLVDIAVIGKLTKLQVLSLVGSRIQQLPNEMVQLTNLRLLDLNDCMFLKVIPRNILSSLSRLECLYMTSSFTQWAVEGESNACLSELNHLSYLTALDIHIPDANLLPKDTLVENLTRYAIFVGNFRRYERCCRTKRVLKLRKVNRSLHLGDGISKLMERSEELEFMELSGTKYVLHSSDRESFLELKHLEVSDSPEIHYIIDSKDQWFLQHGVFPSLESLVLNSLRNMEEIWCGPIPIGSFGNLKTLHVTFCGEMKFLFFLSTARGLSHLEEMTIADCNLMQQIIVYETESEIKEDGHAGTNLQLFPKLRSLKLSSLPQLINFSSELETTSSTTMRTNARLENSFFSHKVSFPNLEKLILNDLSKLKDIWHHQLLFGSFYNLQILRVYECPCLLNLVPSHLIHNFQNLKEMDVQDCELLEHVIVPQGIDENFEILLKLETLKLTNLPRLRWIEDGNDSMKYVSSPLTLMNIPNLKEVRIEDL; encoded by the exons ATGACAATAAAAGATTGCAATGCCATGCAGCAAATAATCGCATGTGAAGGGGAGTTCGAAATAAAAGAAGTTGATCATGTTGGGACCAACTTGCAGCTGCTCCCTAAATTAcgatttttaaaacttgagaATCTACCGGAGCTCATGAACTTCGATTACTTCAGCTCTAATTTGGAAACAACATCACAAGGAATGTGTTCCCAAGGCAATCTTGATATCCACATGCCATTTTTCAGTTATCAG GTTTCATTCCCTAATTTGGAGAAGTTGGAATTCACTCATCTTCCCAAATTGAAGGAGATATGGCATCACCAACCTTCACTTGAGTCATTCTACAATTTGGAGATCCTTGAAGTGTTCTGTTGTTCATGTCTACTTAATCTTATCCCATCTTATTTGATACAAAGGTTCAACAATTTGAAAAAGATACACGTCTATGGCTGCAAAGTCCTAGAATATACGTTTGATCTTCAAGGACTTGATGAAAATGTTGAAATCCTCCCAAAGTTAGAAACCTTGAAGTTACATAAACTACCTAGGCTAAGGTATATTATATGCAATGAGGACAAGAATGATGGTATGAGGTGTCTTTTCTCTTCTCAAACGCTCATGGATTTTCAAAACCTCAAATGTCTATCCATCCAAGATTGTGCATACGAAAACAATGAAGAGGGACATGTTAATACTCCTATAGAAGATATAGTGCTCTTCGGCGAAAAG GTTTCATTCCCTAACTTAGAGGAGTTAAAACTTGTTGATCTTCCCAAGTTGAAGATGATATGGCATCACCAACTTTCACTTGAATTCTTCTGCAAGTTACGAATATTAAGTGTGCATAATTGTCCATGTCTAGTCAATCTTGTTCCATCTCATTTGATACAAAGCTTCCAGAATTTGAAAGAGGTAAATGTGTATAATTGTGAAGCCCTAGAATCTGTGTTTGATTATCGAGGATTTAATGGAGATGGTAGAATCCtctcaaaaatagaaatattgacGTTGAAGAAACTACCTAAACTAAGGCTCATTATATGCAATGAAGACAAGAATGACAACATGAGCTATCTTTTATCACCTTCCAAGTTCAAGGATTTTTACCAACTCAAAGAGCTACATATCATTGATTGTGGGATGCTTTTGGATGAAGAG GTTTCATGTCCTCCTAATTTGGAAGTGTTGGTTCTAAAAAGTCTTCCCAATTTGAAGGAGATAGATGTTGGGATCTTCGCAAAGTTAAAAATCCTAAGATTAGAGAAACTACCTAGGCTAAGATACACATTTGCTTCCCAGTCCAAGAATTTTCACAATCTCAAAGGGCTACACATCATTGATTGTGGGATGGAAGCCGAGAGAGATGTCAGTACTCCTAGTAATGATGTGGTTCTCTTCAATGAGAAG GCTTCATTCCTTGAATCAAGAGCCTCCACTGTGAACAAAATTATGGATGCCTTAAGAGATGACAATATCAACTTGATAAGAGTATGGGGCACGGCCGGTGTGGGCAAAACAACACTGCTGAAACAAGTGGCTCAACAAGCTAAGCAACAACATTTGTTCCCCAAACAAGCCTATATGGATGTATCCTGGACTCGAGACTCGGATAAACTTCAAGAAGGAGTTGCTGAACTTCaacaaaaaattgcaaaaaaggTGTTGGGCTTCTCACTTTGGTTGCAGGATGAATCAGGAATGGCGGATGAACTGAAGCAGAGACTGATGATGCAAGGGAAGATCCTTATTATCTTAGATGATATTTGGACGGAAGTTGATTTGGTGAAAGTAGGAATTCCTTTTGAAGGTGATGAGACGCAATGCAAAATAGTGTTGGCTTCGAGAGATGGAGACGTATTATGCAAAGACATGGGCGCACAAATATGTTTTCAGGTGGAACCTTTGCCACCAGAAGAAGCTTGGAGTTTTTTTAAGAAGACATCAGGTGATTCCGTGGAAGAGGATCTTGAACTGCGACCCATAGCCATTCAAGTGGTTGAAGAATGTGAGGGTCTACCAATTGCAATTGTAACAATTGCAAAGGCATTAGAAGATGAGACCGTGGCTGTATGGAAGAATGCCTTGGAACAACTCAGGAGTTGTTCACCAACAAACATTAGAGCAGTGGGTAAGAAGGTTTACTCATGTTTGGAGTGGAGCTACACCCATTTGAAGGGTGATGACGTTAAGTCGTTGTTCTTACTTTGTGGTATGCTGGGATATGGTGATATTTCATTGGATCTCTTGTTTCAATATTGTATGGGTTTGGATTTGTTTGACCACATGGAGCCATTGGAGCAAGCAACAAATAAACTAGTTAGATTGGTGGAAATCCTCAAAGCCTCAGGCTTGTTACTTGATAGTCATAAAGATAGACACAATTTTGATGAAAAAAGAGCTTCAAGTTTGCTTTTCATGGATGCTAATGACAAGTTTGTGAGGATGCACGGTGTTGTTCGTGAAGTTGCCAGAGCAATTGCATCCAAGGATCCTCATCCATTTGTAGTTAGAGAAGATGTTGGATTGGGAGAATGGTCAGAGACTGACGAATCCAAAAGGTGCACTTTCATCTCTTTGAATTGTAGAGCTGTGCATGAGCTTCCTCAAGGGTTGGTATGTCCGGaacttcaattttttctattgCATAACAACAATCCTTCCTTGAATATCCCAAACTCATTTTTCGAAGCAATGAAAAAACTCAAAGTTTTAGATTTGCCCAAAATGTGTTTTACAACACTACCTTCATCCTTTGATTCCCTTGCAAATCTCCAAACATTGCGTCTAAATGGGTGCAAGTTGGTAGACATTGCTGTAATTGGAAAGCTAACGAAACTACAAGTTCTTAGCTTGGTGGGTTCTAGAATCCAACAATTGCCTAATGAAATGGTGCAATTGACCAATCTAAGGTTGTTGGATTTGAATGATTGTATGTTTCTTAAAGTAATTCCACGAAATATCTTATCAAGCCTGTCTCGATTAGAATGTTTGTACATGACTTCTAGTTTTACTCAATGGGCGGTTGAAGGTGAAAGCAATGCTTGTTTATCCGAGCTAAATCATTTGTCTTATTTGACAGCTTTAGATATACATATACCAGATGCCAACTTGCTACCAAAAGACACTTTAGTTGAGAACTTGACAAGATATGCAATATTTGTAGGCAATTTCCGGAGGTACGAAAGATGTTGTAGAACCAAAAGAGTGTTGAAGCTTAGGAAAGTCAATAGAAGCTTACATTTGGGGGATGGAATTAGCAAGTTGATGGAGAGAAGTGAAGAACTAGAGTTCATGGAATTAAGTGGTACTAAATATGTTCTTCACTCATCTGATAGGGAAAGTTTTCTTGAACTGAAGCATCTTGAGGTTAGTGATAGTCCTGAGATTCATTATATCATTGATTCAAAGGATCAATGGTTTCTACAACATGGTGTCTTTCCTTCATTGGAGTCATTGGTTCTTAATAGTCTGCGTAACATGGAAGAAATATGGTGTGGCCCAATTCCAATAGGGTCTTTTGGTAATTTAAAGACTCTGCATGTGACTTTTTGTGGTGAaatgaaatttctcttttttctttccacGGCAAGAGGCCTTTCCCACCTTGAAGAAATGACAATAGCAGATTGCAATCTCATGCAACAAATAATCGTATATGAAACAGAGTCAGAAATAAAAGAAGATGGACATGCTGGGACCAACTTGCAATTATTCCCAAAATTGCGATCCTTGAAACTCAGTAGTCTACCACAACTCATCAACTTCAGCTCCGAGTTAGAAACAACATCTTCCACAACTATGAGGACAAATGCAAGGTTGGAAAACTCATTTTTCAGTCATAAG GTTTCATTCCCTAACTTAGAGAAGTTGATACTCAATGATCTATCCAAATTGAAGGATATATGGCATCATCAACTTCTATTTGGATCCTTTTACAATCTACAGATCTTAAGGGTGTATGAATGTCCATGTCTACTCAATCTTGTCCCATCTCATTTGATACACaacttccaaaatttaaaagagaTGGATGTGCAAGATTGTGAACTCTTAGAACATGTGATTGTTCCTCAAggaattgatgaaaattttgagatccTCTTAAAGTTAGAAACCTTGAAGTTGACCAACCTGCCTAGGCTGAGATGGATCGAAGACGGGAATGATAGCATGAAATATGTTTCCTCTCCTCTGACATTGATGAATATTCCAAACCTCAAAGAAGTACGTATCGAAGACCTATAG